A single Brassica rapa cultivar Chiifu-401-42 chromosome A04, CAAS_Brap_v3.01, whole genome shotgun sequence DNA region contains:
- the LOC103866034 gene encoding transcription factor PIF4 isoform X1 yields the protein MEHQGWNFEENYNLSNNRRPLRPQDELVELLWRDGQVVLQSQTNREQTQAQTVKHDHHQETLRSQTFLDDQETVSWLQYPPYEDQFITDGFSSHFFSTGNPLERPAPETVKHEAGPDPPDQAMPPPKFRLTNSSSSVKELGKEQYSVVTVGPSHCGSSQSHNNLDVSMRHDRSKTVNERLYHNAGSSSGGSSGCSFGKNIKEMAGVQSITTDRKRKHIIDTDGYVSQSDVIGNKSNQPSGSTRRSRAAEVHNLSERRRRDRINERMKALQELIPHCTKTDKASILDEAIDYMKSLKLQLQVMWMGNGMAAAATAPMMLPDVQPQPFIRQMQSPVQLPRFPVMNNPGIVCQNPVQNQVFSNRFDRYIGVFPQMQAASQPMAMLRFGSQAGQQSQQPSAPTKTTDGSR from the exons ATGGAACATCAAGGTTGGAATTTTGAGGAGAATTACAATTTGTCCAACAATAGGAGACCTTTAAG GCCACAAGATGAACTAGTAGAGTTGTTATGGCGAGATGGGCAAGTGGTTCTACAGAGCCAAACTAACAGAGAGCAAACCCAAGCCCAAACTGTGAAACATGATCATCATCAAGAAACCCTAAGATCCCAAACATTTCTTGACGATCAAGAAACCGTCTCTTGGCTACAATACCCTCCATATGAAGACCAATTCATAACCGACGGCTTCTCATCTCATTTCTTCTCAACCGGTAATCCCCTGGAGAGACCAGCCCCAGAGACGGTTAAGCACGAGGCCGGTCCTGACCCTCCAGATCAGGCCATGCCTCCTCCTAAGTTTAGGTTAACGAATTCATCATCAAGTGTCAAAGAACTAGGAAAGGAACAATACTCGGTGGTGACCGTTGGACCGAGCCATTGCGGAAGCAGCCAATCTCATAACAATCTTGATGTCTCAATGCGTCATGATCGGAGCAAAACTGTCAATGAAAGGCTTTACCATAACGCAGGTTCATCATCAGGTGGCTCCTCTGGTTGCAGCTTTGGCAAGAACATCAAAGAAATGGCTGGCGTACAAAGCATTACAACAGACCGTAAGAGAAAACATATAATAGACACTGATGGATATGTGTCTCAGTCAGat GTAATAGGTAACAAATCGAACCAACCATCAGGATCAACGCGCAGGAGTCGAGCAGCTGAAGTTCATAATCTCTCCGAAAGG AGGAGAAGAGATAGGATCAATGAGAGAATGAAGGCTTTGCAAGAACTAATACCTCACTGCACtaaa accgATAAAGCATCCATTTTGGACGAAGCCATAGACTACATGAAGTCACTTAAGTTACAACTTCAAGTTATGTGGATGGGGAATGGAATGGCTGCTGCTGCGACAGCTCCGATGATGCTCCCTGACGTACAACCTCAGCCGTTCATCCGCCAGATGCAGAGCCCGGTACAGCTGCCTCGATTTCCGGTTATGAACAATCCCGGTATAGTTTGTCAAAACCCGGTACAAAACCAAGTTTTCTCCAATCGGTTTGATAGATACATTGGCGTATTCCCACAGATGCAGGCTGCGTCTCAG CCGATGGCGATGCTGAGATTTGGTTCTCAGGCGGGACAGCAAAGTCAACAACCGTCTGCGCCGACGAAGACAACCGACGGTTCTCGTTAG
- the LOC103866034 gene encoding transcription factor PIF4 isoform X2 has product MEHQGWNFEENYNLSNNRRPLRPQDELVELLWRDGQVVLQSQTNREQTQAQTVKHDHHQETLRSQTFLDDQETVSWLQYPPYEDQFITDGFSSHFFSTGNPLERPAPETVKHEAGPDPPDQAMPPPKFRLTNSSSSVKELGKEQYSVVTVGPSHCGSSQSHNNLDVSMRHDRSKTVNERLYHNAGSSSGGSSGCSFGKNIKEMAGVQSITTDRKRKHIIDTDGYVSQSDVIGNKSNQPSGSTRRSRAAEVHNLSERTDKASILDEAIDYMKSLKLQLQVMWMGNGMAAAATAPMMLPDVQPQPFIRQMQSPVQLPRFPVMNNPGIVCQNPVQNQVFSNRFDRYIGVFPQMQAASQPMAMLRFGSQAGQQSQQPSAPTKTTDGSR; this is encoded by the exons ATGGAACATCAAGGTTGGAATTTTGAGGAGAATTACAATTTGTCCAACAATAGGAGACCTTTAAG GCCACAAGATGAACTAGTAGAGTTGTTATGGCGAGATGGGCAAGTGGTTCTACAGAGCCAAACTAACAGAGAGCAAACCCAAGCCCAAACTGTGAAACATGATCATCATCAAGAAACCCTAAGATCCCAAACATTTCTTGACGATCAAGAAACCGTCTCTTGGCTACAATACCCTCCATATGAAGACCAATTCATAACCGACGGCTTCTCATCTCATTTCTTCTCAACCGGTAATCCCCTGGAGAGACCAGCCCCAGAGACGGTTAAGCACGAGGCCGGTCCTGACCCTCCAGATCAGGCCATGCCTCCTCCTAAGTTTAGGTTAACGAATTCATCATCAAGTGTCAAAGAACTAGGAAAGGAACAATACTCGGTGGTGACCGTTGGACCGAGCCATTGCGGAAGCAGCCAATCTCATAACAATCTTGATGTCTCAATGCGTCATGATCGGAGCAAAACTGTCAATGAAAGGCTTTACCATAACGCAGGTTCATCATCAGGTGGCTCCTCTGGTTGCAGCTTTGGCAAGAACATCAAAGAAATGGCTGGCGTACAAAGCATTACAACAGACCGTAAGAGAAAACATATAATAGACACTGATGGATATGTGTCTCAGTCAGat GTAATAGGTAACAAATCGAACCAACCATCAGGATCAACGCGCAGGAGTCGAGCAGCTGAAGTTCATAATCTCTCCGAAAGG accgATAAAGCATCCATTTTGGACGAAGCCATAGACTACATGAAGTCACTTAAGTTACAACTTCAAGTTATGTGGATGGGGAATGGAATGGCTGCTGCTGCGACAGCTCCGATGATGCTCCCTGACGTACAACCTCAGCCGTTCATCCGCCAGATGCAGAGCCCGGTACAGCTGCCTCGATTTCCGGTTATGAACAATCCCGGTATAGTTTGTCAAAACCCGGTACAAAACCAAGTTTTCTCCAATCGGTTTGATAGATACATTGGCGTATTCCCACAGATGCAGGCTGCGTCTCAG CCGATGGCGATGCTGAGATTTGGTTCTCAGGCGGGACAGCAAAGTCAACAACCGTCTGCGCCGACGAAGACAACCGACGGTTCTCGTTAG
- the LOC117133598 gene encoding transcription factor JUNGBRUNNEN 1 — MSGEGKDHEEEDEAKLPGFRFHPTDEELLGYYLRRKVENKPIKLELIKQIDIYKFDPWDLPRVSSVGENEWYFFCMRGRKYKNSVRPNRVTGSGFWKATGIDKPVYSNLDCIGLKKSLVYYLGSAGKGSKTNWMMHEFRLPSTAKSESPTQQAEVWTLCRIFKRVTHHRNPTILQPNRRPVITLTDSCSKTSSLDSDHTSHHVVESLSHKLHEPQRQPQTHNPYWNQLTTVGFNQPTYTCHDNNLVNLWNINGEDFIGNAASWDELRSVIDGNTNHL, encoded by the exons ATGAGTGGTGAAGGTAAGGAtcacgaagaagaagatgaagcaaAACTTCCTGGATTCAGGTTTCATCCCACTGACGAAGAGCTTTTAGGGTATTATCTTCGAAGAAAAGTAGAGAACAAACCCATCAAACTCGAACTTATCAAACAGATCGATATCTATAAGTTCGATCCTTGGGATCTTCCAA GAGTAAGCAGCGTTGGGGAAAACGAGTGGTACTTCTTCTGCATGAGAGGCAGGAAATACAAGAATAGCGTTAGACCAAACCGAGTCACCGGTTCAGGTTTCTGGAAAGCCACCGGTATTGATAAACCGGTTTACTCAAATCTTGATTGCATTGGCCTAAAGAAGTCTCTAGTTTACTATCTTGGTTCAGCCGGTAAGGGCTCTAAAACCAATTGGATGATGCATGAATTTCGCCTCCCATCTACCGCAAAATCCGAGTCGCCAACTCAACAAGCA GAGGTGTGGACACTATGCAGAATCTTCAAACGAGTCACACATCATCGAAACCCAACCATCCTACAACCAAACCGTAGACCGGTTATCACCTTAACTGATTCATGTTCGAAGACGAGCAGCTTAGATTCCGATCACACTAGCCATCACGTCGTAGAATCCTTGTCCCACAAGCTACATGAGCCGCAGCGTCAGCCACAGACGCATAATCCTTATTGGAACCAACTTACTACGGTTGGTTTCAATCAACCGACATATACTTGCCATGATAACAACTTGGTTAATCTCTGGAACATCAACGGTGAAGATTTCATCGGAAACGCAGCAAGTTGGGATGAACTTAGATCAGTTATAGATGGAAATACTAATCACTTGTAA
- the LOC103866032 gene encoding uncharacterized protein LOC103866032, with protein sequence MMALHLFPASLHSISNPSSSSSSSRSKQRHLLLQLSPPRLRSDRSQSGVTENDNDPSSSGSSSSSVRTQLDLLEQLTSTSDGYLSDGGGSFRGSTVREQLAGLVGDRDDDFTIPLGKNLKKVSPKFLTTSQKRNIKRQSYLNEVSQRNDSVFFATIGAFVILPPLLILAIAILTGYVQLFP encoded by the exons ATGATGGCCTTGCATCTCTTCCCCGCTTCTCTTCACTCAATCTCgaacccttcttcttcttcatcatcatctcgaTCAAAACAGAGACACCTCCTTCTCCAGCTCTCTCCTCCTCGCCTCCGTTCTGACCGTAGCCAAAGCGGTGTCACCGAAAACGACAACGATCCTTCTTCCTCCG gttcttcatcatcatcagtaCGCACACAGTTAGATCTTCTCGAACAGCTTACTTCCACAAGCGACG GTTACTTGAGTGATGGTGGTGGTAGCTTCAGGGGTTCCACTGTTCGTGAACAATTGGCTGGGCTTGTTGGTGACAGGGATGATGATTTCACCATCCCCTTGGGGAAGAACTTGAAGAAAGTGAGTCCTAAGTTCTTAACCACTTCTCAGAAAAGGAACATCAAGAGGCAAAGCTACCTTAACGAGGTCTCTCAGAGGAATGACTCTGTTTTCTTTGCTACTATCGGCGCCTTTGTTATCCTTCCACCTTTGTTGATCCTCGCGATTGCTATATTAACTGGCTATGTTCAACTCTTTCCTTAA
- the LOC117133597 gene encoding uncharacterized protein LOC117133597 isoform X2 — MNANHNLWTDGLICAFEFHQGRRRKTTKFDTRSALHRGDDALYRLSKKQECKGEEEEHSRSYWRAIGWDRLSELVQTVKVDGEWSVQNVDVDHEDDDTTVAELAAPYWDRPLAGPTWWCHVDASHQGVASWLRYAQWLHPAVSVALRDESKLISERMKHIFYEVPVRVAGGLLFELLGQSAGDPFIEEDDIPIVLRSWQSQNFVVTALHVKGFASNISVLGITEVQEMLIAGGACIPRTVHELIAHLACRLARWDDRLFRKYIFGAADEVELMFMNKRMYEDLNLFTIILNQEIRRLSNQVIRVKWSLHAREEIVFELLQQLKGNTAKDLLEGIRKSTRDMINEQEAVRGRLFTIQDVMQNTVRAWLQDRSLTVTHNLGIFGGVGLLLTIVTGLFGINVDGIPGAADSPQAFALFSAILFFSGFVLVVGALLYLGLKEPEAEENVEIRKQELDEMVKKFQREAESHAQVFQKVPQNIERTASSTSSRMLVHDPNGYVLME; from the exons ATGAATGCGAATCACAACCTCTGGACGGATGGTCTTATCTGCGCTTTCGAGTTTCATCAAGGTCGTCGTCGCAAGACAACCAAGTTCGACACGAGAAGCGCTCTTCACCGAGGAGATGATGCCCTTTACAGGTTA AGCAAGAAACAAGAAtgtaaaggagaagaagaagagcactCGAGGAGTTACTGGCGAGCAATTGGTTGGGACAGGCTCTCTGAGCTTGTTCAGACAGTGAAGGTTGATGGTGAGTGGTCAGTGCAGAACGTTGATGTAGATCATGAGGATGATGATACAACGGTTGCTGAGCTGGCTGCTCCTTACTGGGACCGACCACTCGCGGGTCCCACGTGGTGGTGCCACGTGGATGCTAGCCATCAAGGTGTCGCCTCGTGGCTGCGTTACGCGCAGTGGTTGCATCCGGCTGTTAGCGTGGCTCTAAGGGACGAGAGCAAGTTGATCAGTGAACGGATGAAACATATCTTCTACGAG GTTCCTGTAAGAGTTGCTGGTGGGCTGTTGTTTGAGCTGTTGGGGCAATCAGCTGGTGatccttttatagaagaagatgACATTCCCATTGTCTTGAGGTCATGGCAGTCACAGAATTTTGTAGTGACTGCGTTACATGTTAAGGGGTTTGCTTCGAACATTAGTGTGTTAGGTATTACAGAAGTGCAG GAAATGCTAATTGCTGGTGGAGCCTGCATTCCAAGAACCGTACATGAACTTATAGCACATCTTGCATGCCGCCTTGCTCGCTGGGATGATAG GCTTTTTAGGAAGTATATATTTGGTGCAGCAGACGAAGTTGAGTTGATGTTTATGAACAA GAGAATGTACGAGGATCTAAATCTTTTTACTATAATCCTGAATCAAGAAATCAGAAGGCTTTCCAACCAG GTTATACGGGTGAAATGGTCGCTTCATGCAAGAGAAGAGATTGTGTTCGAGCTGCTTCAGCAACTAAAAGGCAACACAGCAAAAGACTTGCTTGAAGGAATAAGAAAGAGCACACGCGATATGATCAATGAACAAGAAGCAGTCCGTGGCCGCTTATTCACTATCCAAGACGTCATGCAAAACACCGTTCGAGCTTGGTTACAG GATCGAAGCCTGACGGTTACACACAACCTAGGAATCTTTGGAGGAGTTGGTCTTTTGCTGACAATAGTGACCGGTCTATTTGGGATAAACGTAGATGGCATACCAGGAGCTGCAGATTCTCCACAAGCCTTTGCGCTTTTCTCAGCCATTCTTTTCTTCTCAGGTTTTGTTCTAGTGGTCGGGGCTTTACTCTACCTTGGACTCAAGGAGCCAGAGGCAGAAGAGAACGTGGAGATTAGAAAACAAGAGCTTGATGAAATGGTCAAGAAGTTTCAAAGAGAAGCTGAGTCTCATGCTCAGGTCTTTCAGAAAGTTCCTCAGAATATAGAACGCACGGCTAGTAGTACTAGTAGTAGAATGTTAGTCCATGATCCCAACGGTTACGTTCTCATGGAATGA
- the LOC117133597 gene encoding uncharacterized protein LOC117133597 isoform X1 — MNANHNLWTDGLICAFEFHQGRRRKTTKFDTRSALHRGDDALYSVVCSCCDSKKQECKGEEEEHSRSYWRAIGWDRLSELVQTVKVDGEWSVQNVDVDHEDDDTTVAELAAPYWDRPLAGPTWWCHVDASHQGVASWLRYAQWLHPAVSVALRDESKLISERMKHIFYEVPVRVAGGLLFELLGQSAGDPFIEEDDIPIVLRSWQSQNFVVTALHVKGFASNISVLGITEVQEMLIAGGACIPRTVHELIAHLACRLARWDDRLFRKYIFGAADEVELMFMNKRMYEDLNLFTIILNQEIRRLSNQVIRVKWSLHAREEIVFELLQQLKGNTAKDLLEGIRKSTRDMINEQEAVRGRLFTIQDVMQNTVRAWLQDRSLTVTHNLGIFGGVGLLLTIVTGLFGINVDGIPGAADSPQAFALFSAILFFSGFVLVVGALLYLGLKEPEAEENVEIRKQELDEMVKKFQREAESHAQVFQKVPQNIERTASSTSSRMLVHDPNGYVLME, encoded by the exons ATGAATGCGAATCACAACCTCTGGACGGATGGTCTTATCTGCGCTTTCGAGTTTCATCAAGGTCGTCGTCGCAAGACAACCAAGTTCGACACGAGAAGCGCTCTTCACCGAGGAGATGATGCCCTTTACAG TGTTGTTTGTTCTTGTTGTGATAGCAAGAAACAAGAAtgtaaaggagaagaagaagagcactCGAGGAGTTACTGGCGAGCAATTGGTTGGGACAGGCTCTCTGAGCTTGTTCAGACAGTGAAGGTTGATGGTGAGTGGTCAGTGCAGAACGTTGATGTAGATCATGAGGATGATGATACAACGGTTGCTGAGCTGGCTGCTCCTTACTGGGACCGACCACTCGCGGGTCCCACGTGGTGGTGCCACGTGGATGCTAGCCATCAAGGTGTCGCCTCGTGGCTGCGTTACGCGCAGTGGTTGCATCCGGCTGTTAGCGTGGCTCTAAGGGACGAGAGCAAGTTGATCAGTGAACGGATGAAACATATCTTCTACGAG GTTCCTGTAAGAGTTGCTGGTGGGCTGTTGTTTGAGCTGTTGGGGCAATCAGCTGGTGatccttttatagaagaagatgACATTCCCATTGTCTTGAGGTCATGGCAGTCACAGAATTTTGTAGTGACTGCGTTACATGTTAAGGGGTTTGCTTCGAACATTAGTGTGTTAGGTATTACAGAAGTGCAG GAAATGCTAATTGCTGGTGGAGCCTGCATTCCAAGAACCGTACATGAACTTATAGCACATCTTGCATGCCGCCTTGCTCGCTGGGATGATAG GCTTTTTAGGAAGTATATATTTGGTGCAGCAGACGAAGTTGAGTTGATGTTTATGAACAA GAGAATGTACGAGGATCTAAATCTTTTTACTATAATCCTGAATCAAGAAATCAGAAGGCTTTCCAACCAG GTTATACGGGTGAAATGGTCGCTTCATGCAAGAGAAGAGATTGTGTTCGAGCTGCTTCAGCAACTAAAAGGCAACACAGCAAAAGACTTGCTTGAAGGAATAAGAAAGAGCACACGCGATATGATCAATGAACAAGAAGCAGTCCGTGGCCGCTTATTCACTATCCAAGACGTCATGCAAAACACCGTTCGAGCTTGGTTACAG GATCGAAGCCTGACGGTTACACACAACCTAGGAATCTTTGGAGGAGTTGGTCTTTTGCTGACAATAGTGACCGGTCTATTTGGGATAAACGTAGATGGCATACCAGGAGCTGCAGATTCTCCACAAGCCTTTGCGCTTTTCTCAGCCATTCTTTTCTTCTCAGGTTTTGTTCTAGTGGTCGGGGCTTTACTCTACCTTGGACTCAAGGAGCCAGAGGCAGAAGAGAACGTGGAGATTAGAAAACAAGAGCTTGATGAAATGGTCAAGAAGTTTCAAAGAGAAGCTGAGTCTCATGCTCAGGTCTTTCAGAAAGTTCCTCAGAATATAGAACGCACGGCTAGTAGTACTAGTAGTAGAATGTTAGTCCATGATCCCAACGGTTACGTTCTCATGGAATGA
- the LOC117133597 gene encoding uncharacterized protein LOC117133597 isoform X3 → MNANHNLWTDGLICAFEFHQGRRRKTTKFDTRSALHRGDDALYSKKQECKGEEEEHSRSYWRAIGWDRLSELVQTVKVDGEWSVQNVDVDHEDDDTTVAELAAPYWDRPLAGPTWWCHVDASHQGVASWLRYAQWLHPAVSVALRDESKLISERMKHIFYEVPVRVAGGLLFELLGQSAGDPFIEEDDIPIVLRSWQSQNFVVTALHVKGFASNISVLGITEVQEMLIAGGACIPRTVHELIAHLACRLARWDDRLFRKYIFGAADEVELMFMNKRMYEDLNLFTIILNQEIRRLSNQVIRVKWSLHAREEIVFELLQQLKGNTAKDLLEGIRKSTRDMINEQEAVRGRLFTIQDVMQNTVRAWLQDRSLTVTHNLGIFGGVGLLLTIVTGLFGINVDGIPGAADSPQAFALFSAILFFSGFVLVVGALLYLGLKEPEAEENVEIRKQELDEMVKKFQREAESHAQVFQKVPQNIERTASSTSSRMLVHDPNGYVLME, encoded by the exons ATGAATGCGAATCACAACCTCTGGACGGATGGTCTTATCTGCGCTTTCGAGTTTCATCAAGGTCGTCGTCGCAAGACAACCAAGTTCGACACGAGAAGCGCTCTTCACCGAGGAGATGATGCCCTTTACAG CAAGAAACAAGAAtgtaaaggagaagaagaagagcactCGAGGAGTTACTGGCGAGCAATTGGTTGGGACAGGCTCTCTGAGCTTGTTCAGACAGTGAAGGTTGATGGTGAGTGGTCAGTGCAGAACGTTGATGTAGATCATGAGGATGATGATACAACGGTTGCTGAGCTGGCTGCTCCTTACTGGGACCGACCACTCGCGGGTCCCACGTGGTGGTGCCACGTGGATGCTAGCCATCAAGGTGTCGCCTCGTGGCTGCGTTACGCGCAGTGGTTGCATCCGGCTGTTAGCGTGGCTCTAAGGGACGAGAGCAAGTTGATCAGTGAACGGATGAAACATATCTTCTACGAG GTTCCTGTAAGAGTTGCTGGTGGGCTGTTGTTTGAGCTGTTGGGGCAATCAGCTGGTGatccttttatagaagaagatgACATTCCCATTGTCTTGAGGTCATGGCAGTCACAGAATTTTGTAGTGACTGCGTTACATGTTAAGGGGTTTGCTTCGAACATTAGTGTGTTAGGTATTACAGAAGTGCAG GAAATGCTAATTGCTGGTGGAGCCTGCATTCCAAGAACCGTACATGAACTTATAGCACATCTTGCATGCCGCCTTGCTCGCTGGGATGATAG GCTTTTTAGGAAGTATATATTTGGTGCAGCAGACGAAGTTGAGTTGATGTTTATGAACAA GAGAATGTACGAGGATCTAAATCTTTTTACTATAATCCTGAATCAAGAAATCAGAAGGCTTTCCAACCAG GTTATACGGGTGAAATGGTCGCTTCATGCAAGAGAAGAGATTGTGTTCGAGCTGCTTCAGCAACTAAAAGGCAACACAGCAAAAGACTTGCTTGAAGGAATAAGAAAGAGCACACGCGATATGATCAATGAACAAGAAGCAGTCCGTGGCCGCTTATTCACTATCCAAGACGTCATGCAAAACACCGTTCGAGCTTGGTTACAG GATCGAAGCCTGACGGTTACACACAACCTAGGAATCTTTGGAGGAGTTGGTCTTTTGCTGACAATAGTGACCGGTCTATTTGGGATAAACGTAGATGGCATACCAGGAGCTGCAGATTCTCCACAAGCCTTTGCGCTTTTCTCAGCCATTCTTTTCTTCTCAGGTTTTGTTCTAGTGGTCGGGGCTTTACTCTACCTTGGACTCAAGGAGCCAGAGGCAGAAGAGAACGTGGAGATTAGAAAACAAGAGCTTGATGAAATGGTCAAGAAGTTTCAAAGAGAAGCTGAGTCTCATGCTCAGGTCTTTCAGAAAGTTCCTCAGAATATAGAACGCACGGCTAGTAGTACTAGTAGTAGAATGTTAGTCCATGATCCCAACGGTTACGTTCTCATGGAATGA